In the Populus trichocarpa isolate Nisqually-1 chromosome 8, P.trichocarpa_v4.1, whole genome shotgun sequence genome, TGGGGAAAAGAGCATAGGGAACCCCAATCACCAATCAAAATTCAGTAGTCCAGAACAGTCTAATACTATAAAAACTTTCCTGAGAAGAGAGGAGATTCCTTTGCTATTTATACTATCTTACCAGCTGGCGAATCTCACAGGAATGTGAACTCCTGCTCTCCAATAAAACAGTAAGCTGCATAAAACAAACATTGTGAGTTATTTGTAAAACCATCATCCTAAAAATATCCGAAGACGAAAAAAAAATGGTACACATACAAGATGATGACCTATTAATGCATCTTGGCTCCTTTAGAGATGAGAATATCCCCATAAGGCACCTTTTGTTCAACTCTTAGGAAATCACGTGACGCAAGAACTGCATACAATTTATCCAAGTTTCAATCAAATcaggtcaagaaaaaaaaattcacagttTCAGTCAGTTGGAATTATGTCAAGCTagcatttgattttaaaaattaaagagtaaCTGCTGCTGATGACACGAGAAAGAATATACCACAAGTTTGATAAAACAGCAGAGCTGCTGCTTTTGTGTTCATTCCAGCAGCCAGGTTGTTCAGGGATTCTACTTGAGGGGCTCCTGGCGTTTCAAAATGCGTTTTCATTTGCCTGTGCACATTTAAGTATGGTTAATGAGTTTAATGATCATATGACAAACGCAAGAactaaataaattcaacaaaaggcCAGATAAGAGCAATACATTCGGATAGAATCAGCTATCTTGTCAACAGGCTGACCAACAACATGATGTTGGGTTTGTGTAGGTTCAGTTTCAACCAACAGTTCTGTGGAAAATTTAACAGGGGGAATTAGGATTTAGGTTCTTTGATTGGAAAAGGTAGAACCAAATAGCCAAAGCACCGCAGCCAAAGACATGAATTGCCATGCCATTTACCTTGATCAGGTGTTGGGCCATTCTCAGACAGCCTTGATAGCTCAAAATTTGGATCAGCAAACCGCCAAGGATCCTCTTCAACTACTGTCTCGAGACTACTACCACTGTGTCTGGATGAGGAATGACGTCCTTTCTTACTTGATCTGTCGATAGTCAGTACATTAAATACCAAATGcatcatttctcttttatctGAAGAGCATAATGAGTCTTAACTCTTAAAAGCTAACTCCACAGTGATCCCAATGAAACGTTCCTACACAGTCATTCATCACTCTAGCTAAATATATATGGGTTCCACTAACCGTCCTAAATTGACTTCCAAATAATGTGGTGGAATGCCATGCCCTGATCCAGAGCTTGGAATGGACCCCACTCCATCTCCTGTAATTCAGATCAAGAAACGAACTTTGAGAAGTGTAATCATAATCCTCTAATTACCTTTTAGTCATTATCTAGACAAGTGAAACATATGAAGCAGAGGAGAAAGACGCAGCATACCAGAATTCCTAGGTGTTGCCATATTGGCTTCAGTCATCCCCACACCATTGTTCCTAAGGTTGGCTTTTAGTTCTTCCATGAGGATATCCATGGATTGCTCATCATTCACAACGTTTGTTCTCATCTTCTCTATCGAAGTACCCAGTGACTGAGAGCCAACTCCACTATGAACATCATCAAAGGTCTACACTCCAAACAATCAACATAGAAAGGCTATAATATttctacagaaaaaaaaagaagaagaaccaaGTCACTGCTGCTGGGACTTACATATCCAGCTGGTTCTTCATAATTTACTCTGTCTGGTGGTGACGATTTTGATGGTTCTGGTGGCAGTGGTGCAGAAGTCCTTTCTTCTTACACAAGTACAAAACGAATCTCTAATCATTGTTAGGAAAATCTTCTTAGGAGAACAATCTTAAAAGTTACAATGTTTAAATCTCACCAGAAGGGGAGTCATGAGGAGGCTGGGTACTTTTGGTCCAAAGTTCCAGAAGAGGAGCTGGATAATAGATTTCTCTATTTCCATTATCATCAATAAGAACAGTAGGTGGGAGCTCCATGAGGTTAGATATTTTTGTAGTGGACATAATACCCATGCGTGCCTGAAAAAAAAGCAGAATAGGGAACTTATCAATAAAACAtccagataattttttttccttcccttttgcTCTCCATTTCAAAAGGGTAacaatttcaagattttttaaaatttgacgaTTACAAGTATCATAGAGCACTCATGCACCCATTACAATTAGCAATTCTTAAACTATGTAATTCGTATGATGGTAAGTCACAAAGTTTTCCTCGCACAAGCTTAGTTGGTGAACCTTCACCGAAATGCGAATCATATTGGAAATCGAGACCTGACCttcctctttcttcctctccTTGAGACAATGTCAGAAGCATTTTGAAGCCATGACTGGTATACATGACCTGGAATAATGGTTTGTTCATAATCAACGGTAGTAGTTGCTTGTcttcttgttttccttttaattgGCCTTCGCTTCTGCTGATCCTGTTGCATCCATACTTTGAAGTTTGTTGTACTTGTATTgttcttttattataaaatgataGTATCAGTGCAGGAGATGTTACAATTAATTACCTGCCTGGCTCCCTTGCATTCATTAGATTGTTGATTGACTTGGAATTCTGGATGATGGTCTTGGTTTTCTTCCGCTGCAGGAAGACCTTAACATTAGCATGTGTACCCAGGTTGATAGTTTCTTTGCTGAATGCTCTTTATCAGTATAAGTAGTCTCCGTAAACTTTTAAGCATAAAATCGCTAAAGAGTTACAAATAAAGGAAGTTAATGGGGCTAGTCACGCAACCAGTTGACTTAGATTAGGTAGGATCTCAGTGGAAGGAGCCATGCATGTAAATCAAGAATAATTTACAAATGTTACATATACTGGCACATCCGTGACAAGGACCAAGGCATTCTCTCAAATCAAGGACAAAACTTAGAAAGAAGACAACAACAGTATAGcatcttaataaataataactttaaTTGGGCATTTGATGATTGACCATCCAGCATGTCAACTCCCATATCTGAAATAATTCAATTGTTTAATGATTGGCTTCTACCCAGAAAATAACTAGGTCATATATACAGGCTTCTGGATTAAAGAgttagaaagaaaaagggaggCAAGGGAATTAGAGAGCCATCCTTTTGATTGATCTTCCTCTCTCTGAAGTACATGTTTAGACATGATGTTTGTGGGTTAATGAAACGATGACATCAAGCCAGTTACAAGCTTCataaagaaatttattaataagtcaaaaacaataaaacataaaataaaatgaggtgCTGTTTCATTTCCAATTCAGTCTGCAAGACATAATACTTTTAATAAGGTGTCATTCAAGAGCATCCTCCTGTTTCTAtcatttttgtgttttcctACGATTTGCATACTGATGTCAATGGGCAAGGAGATTGAGACGGTACTGGATACTATCCTCACCAAGCATATTgataaatcaactcaaaagacTTAAGCTTGAGCAAGCAACGCAAACATAAAATGATTTGCAGCTTAATTATAACCAGGTTCTATCATGCCAGTCATAGAAGGAGAAGGGTTGGTAAAAGGAGAAAGAGGAAAATAGCTCGATTTGGTGGGATGTATATATCAATTCAAAGTGCTTGTTGCATAACCTTCTATTGGAATATATAGATGTCGAAGGACAAAGGTCAATCAAGGTGGAAGTATACACTATATCAACTTCAAAATCATTCAATAAAAGTAATTAATCAAAAAACAAGCAACAGTTGTCTAACATGCATTTTATATTGCTGACCTCTTTGAGCTTCGTCTTGTTCATGTGGGGAGGGTATGAGAGTAGTTGGGATATCCATATGATCTGCTGAAGTGAAGTTCACCTGTGTCTCTTCATCCCCTTCAATATCAAATCTGCCACACCATCGTCCAAGATCAGCATATGAGAATATAATGAAAACCCAATAAGATTAAAGTAAGGGAAATGCCTTGTCAACCACAAGGAGAGAATTTTAACTTCCATGCATACAATTTTACTAGAATGAACCACATTATGCACAGGCAGCGGCAAAGCCCTATatgaaaagcataaactaaTTATGCAAATCAGAACCGATATTGCATCATGATTGAATTCACCTTTCAAAGCGATTGTACGCATCAGCATCAGCCTGGTATGAATCAAAACGTTCAAATAACGTGATGTTGTCGGCATCAGCTGAAAAGGCATCTTGAGTTAACTTAAGGGAACAATATCAGCATGCCAGAAAACTCACAACTAAAAGCTTGGATGGAGGAGAAGCCGGCAAGTAATAAATGGAAACCTTGATGTAAGTGATGGGATGCATCTCCCTCCCTGGTATCATTGTTAACAAACGGTTCATCCACATTGTCAAGCCGCTGAACAACATAGAGGGGTCAAAAAGTGATCAGCTGCATACCCTATTTTAGAAGTATTcattttaacaactttttttttcccagcgAGTGCATGTAGTTCTATTACCATTGATATGCTTTGATTCCTTATTAAATCACATGCAATGACTTAGGTTAGATCATGCATAATTGTAAATTTGACTTCAATTTCACTGAATGTAAGATTAGAAATTTATACATTTGACATGCAAGCTAGTGCAGCACCATAAAAGCTGTATTATGAATTCTACCTCAATGACATAATATTAGTATAATCAATGCTAATTGCTATACATCCACAATAATATGCATTTTGTAACATGCACAAGGCATCTGAAGCAAAATCCACAACTGCAACGCAACAGCTTAGACAATGGACTAAACATAAATTTACCACATAACAGATAAGGCAACTAATTCGAATTTGTGTGGGTTAAAGACCTTTTGCGGCTTAATGCTTAATTGGGTTCGTTAATCAAACACCTTCCcatcaaacaaaataaggtCACCATTTGCTCATGCACGATAAAACCTACCAGATAGACAGTCCACAAGTTTTTGTGCGCTAATTTGCCACCAAGTAAACACAGCGTAGTTGACCACAAAAAATGCCCAAGACATAACTTCATATAACTCATTGATGTAGTGTTAATGAATAATGCTGGAGTTGTTTTATGTCCTTTTAAGAGTGTGATTAAACAATGTACCATCctataaaagaagaaggaagaagaagaagaagaagaagaagaagaataaaatgaaCAATTTACCATGGTGAAATAGGCTGTTTGTTGAAAACCCATGGTGGTGGTTGCAGCATTGGAGTAATTAAGGGATTGCTCAATTTCTCCCACATCTGTTTCTTGGTTCTCTGGTAAAGTCACTGCCTCTTTCCTTCAATCATAGACACACAGCATCacaaagtaaacaaaacaaaatccatgcACTTCGACTTTTACTACCCTTGCTTTAGCACCCAAAACTCACACTCAAAATTCATGAAGTATCGTTATCACTGTGAGGTGTGAACTGTCACCGGTGCTACAATGCGCGGAGGTCGTCCCCGTAAATTTGAACTagtatgaagtttttttaaaaaaagtgccAGGTTTTATCCATGCTAAAATACGCCACTCCTCCCAAACATGTGCTAAAAAACGCTGATTTAGAGCTTGGATAAGAATTTACAGTGACAGACCTGGCCTGTGATTTTCCCTTAGGAAGGACAGTGGGGTCTGGGGCTACCTTCACTTTCCATGCTTCGTTTATTTCAACCTGAcgaaaatcaaatcaagaaacGAGCGACGCGTCATGAAATAATAGTTGATCATAGCACGgaaattgaaagggaaaaacaatacagaatttagattttttttttgttgaattatatGATTTCAATGTATGTACCAGCAGGCGGGTTACATCATCTGTGAAGAAAAACCAGAGTATAAAGAAGCATTATCAATaagattatgaaattgaaattcaagTACTGgtcaataaaagaatgaaaggaGATTCACCATAGAGGAGCTTCACTTTTCGTTCATAGACAATAACAACTCCAcctgagagggaaaaaaaaaacaagagaggaaGAGAAATGTCTCTGTTACGAACTTAAACTTTGATTAAAAACAGACAGAAGTTAGAACTcctaacttgaaagaaaaagaaaacactctTAAATGAGAGAGACAGGACGAGTACCCATGAGAATTCCAGAGAGTCTAAGAGCCATAGGCACTGAGGGATTCAAAATCTCTTCACTGTAGAAACAAgcaaaaatgagaagaaaaatgaagtccGCCATATCGATTTGAGCGGAtttggaaaaaggaaaggaaaatagagatagtttaaaagtaaaataaccaGATACGGATGATGTTGAGCTTATTGAGCTTCTTTCGGTTGATCTTCGCATGCATGGTTGCAGCCATCCTTCGTCAAACAGAGGAAACGCAGATTATCGTATAAATCCACTTTAGTTAACAGAGACAGAGAATATCATGCAAATACTACACTCCATATTTGCTTAAAATAAACCGCGTCCAGTCGCTCAGTTCAAAAAATGAACCGAAAATCCTTTCAATATAAGTAATCTATATTCACAATGAATACATTCCTTGTTTTTCCAGAAAAAACAGggtaattatgtaaaaaaaaagataatcagCAGAAATAGAGCGTTCCTGAGTATCATAATATTACTAatcacttcaaaaaataaatagagacaAATGCACAGAACAAAACAGAATTAAAATCCTAATAACAAAAAAGCGAAGCAAGCAGcttatagaattttttaaaaaaaaggtgaagagGAGATCACCATATCTGGCCAAGAGGTGCTTTGCGAGCTAGAAGCTGGTGTgagtaaaacatttttttattgtcaggGAGGATTTCACTctgaaaacaaaagagagagaagaagctTAAGAGAGGATCAGAGGTATCGACAATggcgttttaaataaaaagctaaGTCGTTTTGAAAGAGAGGAGGGGGGGAGCTAACTGTGAATAGAAAGAGGTGAGTGTGGTGTGTAtgtgttgtttcttttattctctttgaAACGGAAGGGGCATACCAGCCTTGGCAGCTGAGAGCGTTTTTTGCGGGAAGGGAAGAAGAGGACGATGGAATGTTCCTGGCGATAAATTTACCTGCCTGTCATGAAAGTTTCTGTGCTTTTTAGAAATTTGGAGCATCAAATGTTAACACGTGGGGGTGTTTAAGTGCCTGTCTGTCACCGGCTTGCTGAAAATGAAAAGGCTCGCTCATAACGACTCTGGGATGTTGTTTAGAAAAATGGCCGTGGGCTCCACCGGATCAGCTTGCTTAACACACTCTTTTTGCTCGGTGTTTTGTCTGGTGCAGGCAATGATCAATTGAGCAtatcacaaattaaaattaatgatcaggATGATGAATTTATGAtcctgaatttaattttttccttttttttacatgttatttgaaaaaattaatattttaatagaaatgaaatagtttcaatactatgtatttaattttagaatttaaaaagcTTTAAGCAACATGATTAACTTCTacaactaattaaaattaaagtttttataaccATCTGAGCTTGCTACACAAAAGATGTAGTCCTAACGACATGAAGTTATTAGCAGCAGGGTTATGAAACGAAAGGGCGGGCCGCCGGACCTCAGGCTAGTGCCATCGTTTGACTTTTAAGGtaaaaatagtttgtttttatgttttaaaaaatatttttaaaaaactttaaaaaaattttattttttattttactttaaattaatatttttttatatttttagatcattttgatgcactgatataaaaaataatttttaaaaaataaaaaaatattattttgatatatttctaggtgaaaagcattttgaaaagcaaccacaaccacattttcaaacaGACGTGTTTAGGGTGCCagagttgtgttttttttttaaatgatttttatatatatatatttttagactattttaatatgttaatattgaaaataaattttaaaaaataaaaattatatattatttgaatacatttttttaagtgcaattttactataaattttaataaaatttgattttttaatgcatGGTTTAGAAATGCAATTATACTCTaatcaaaagtttttgtttattattgtaatatactaaaattaaaaattaaaaatataaaaaatattattttaacatatatttaaaaaaataattttaaaaaacacctcaTGCAACTCTAATCTCAGTGATAGCTCCAGGCCCATCATCCGTGATACAGCTAAAAGAAAGCCATATACACATGCATCAAAAGCCACTGTGACCCAATTCCAGCCCATGGCCGCGATTTTTTCGTTAATTTTTTGCACTCATATTGCAATGATATAATATTAGTTTGCttggttaaaataataaatattttaaacgtatcaataatttattttttaattttaattaattatcaaatgtttttttagtcttttatatAGATGACTCGccaatgattaaaataatttcttaaagtaattttttaatttattataattttactaaaaaccaacattaaaaattaaaaaattatttgattggaacatttaaaaaatattggtgtataaaaataaaaataaaaagtttatatactcgaaaaacataaaattaaagttgggttacaaataacaattaaaagcaGATGATAGttcatcaaataacaaaaaaattgacacaGAAGGGCAAGAACTTCGTtgagaattaagaaaaataaaatttaaacactcaaattaatgaagaagaaaaaaaggtctCCAGACAAGACCCCTACATATTCACATGCACTGATCATCAAAAACCACACAAACTTCACTGCCTGTTACCAACAAGACACCACTCCTCTTTCTCTACTCCGCACACCTGCAATGGAGAGACTGGTAGAAATGTTAGACCCACAAGAACGCATAAACTTCTTTCCCAATCCCAAATGCCGAGCCACCGTTTGTTACGCAAAACACAATTCctttacttgtttttctttcGTGATTAATGTTAGTttctcttaaataaaaataatatatattttaatttacattgcATAGCTGTGATGAGGAGCGTCAGCTTGTTTAATCACTCAAAGTTGAACCTGTGATTAATTTACTGTAAAAATCTCGAGCCCTTACATTTCGTTGTTCTGCTTTTACCTTTCttatagttgatttttttcttgcttttcaatTGAAACAACGCATAACAATGCAGGAGGGGGGTTCTGGGGATTCTACAGTGTGGAGAACTAGTACTAATGGCCGCAAGACGAGGTGAACTAGCGAGTCTTGAATCATTATGGTTTCACAACCGTGCACGCAGCAGCTGTGAAAGGGAGCAAGGACATAGTTTCGATGCTTGTTGAATTTGGAGTAGATTTAGAATGCCAGGACAATGAAGGTCATGCATGCCCCATTGCATTTGGCAGCGGAGGGTGGCGACGTAGGACGGTTGAGGTGGTGATCGGCAAGGGAGCCAATGTTAAGGCCAAGAGCAGTCGAGGTGCCACCCTCTCTGTATAGCTAAAGTCATCGGTTATTAGGGGAGCCCAAGTCTCTTGAGGGCAACACTTTACAGTCTCATTCTCAACTCGAACTTTTGATCATTTTCATATCTGATAACAGAGGATATGGGGATCTAGAATGGATCATTGCAAGGAAATTATGTTGTGGAACTTCGTTGTGTATGCTCATggagaaaattaattatcaattattaaaaaattataattatccaCTCTTAGAAATGAAGAATTTGCTGGTAAAATGTTTGAATTTTACGAACACAACATATCTGATACTAtactataataaataatttaaattgaaatggttaattttatttgaaaaaattaaaagctacTTTTGTGTTTCTGGTAAAAAAACTACACAGCAATTGGTCAATGATTGGCATCTCCAACTACAAACAATGACAATATATCCAGTGCTGTACTAGAGGTTATCTTCAATGAAAATATTAAGTATAaagatattatataaaaattaactaaattaattatattaagatcAGTTAAAGTAAGTggttgtattaatattaaatatattaaaataatattttttattggagtaaatatatatataaaaaaagttatatttaaaatatagtaaCGTGCAAGGAAAGGGTCCAAAAGTGGTGTTGTGATAGACAAATCACTACGAAAACAGTAACATGCAAGGAAAATCTCATTAGTCTGGGGCCCATCCATCACTTCTTAGTAAAATTTTGCCTGCGCTAACTATCTTTTACTGGGTTTTCATTCATCACCGTCGTCAGAAACGGAaagacccaaaaaaaattaaaagaaaaaatgcaacCATTCCCCGCTATGTTTCTTCTCCTTTTGCTCACAGTGTCCCTTCCACTGACACACTCCACTTCACCAGAACGCTTCTTCAAACCATCCTCACCACCTCTGTCGTCATCGCACAAACCCAAACCAAAATCCAAAGAATACTTCGAGCTCACCCATCCTCTACCGTCCGATCGTTTGAAGCCATCATGCGAACTTCACATCATCCAGCATTCATTTGCCAACACAATGAACCAGCCTCCTTACTCCACCCCATACTTTCCACCATTCCAATGCCCCCCTCCTTGGTCCCACGTAGCCCTCGAATTCCACGTCAAATCCAAAGGTGATCAACACGACCGCATCTCCGCCTTATGGCTCGGTGGCTCCGAGCTCCTCCGCACCAGCACCGCCGAACCCGGAAAACGCGGTATCTTCTGGAAGGTTCGAAAAGACATCACTAGATACTCCTCTCTCCTCCAACAAAACAACCTTAACTTTACTGTCATGCTCGAAAACATCGTTGACGATATCTACACCGGCGTCTACCATGTTGACGTCACTCTCTATTTCTACACGGATAACGCCATCAAGGTTCCGTTCACGGGTATAACTCAAAATCTAATTGCTCCAGCTTTACAATTACCCTTCTTTGGAGACAAGAGCATGTATGACCCACCAGCTGATTTAATAATTCCGATTTCAGCCTCCGATAGCACTAAGGGTTATTGGTTTATAGTAGAGGGAGATTTGGATGTTAAGTTTGAGAAGGTTAGGTTTCCGTTGAATACACGGAAGGTCGTTTTGGAATTATACGTTTCGTTTCATGGAACTGATGAGTTTTGGTATTCGAATCCGTCGAGTTCTTACATTAGAATGAATAACATGAGTAATCCGAGGGGTAATGGCGCGTTTAGGGAGGTTTTTGTTTCAATTGATGGGAAATTAGTAGGATCAGAAATGCCATTTCCGGTGATATTTACCGGAGGGATTAATCCTTTGTTTTGGAAACCTATCGTAGCAATTGGTGCTTTTAATTTACCTTcgtatgattttgatttgacgCCGTTTTTGGGCATGGTTTTAGACGACGAAGATCATGTTTTTGGTGTTGGAGTTACGGATGGGATTGAGTACTGGCTTGTTGATGCGAATTTGCATATCTGGTTGGATTCATCCTCGACTATTGTGGAAGCGAAGAATGTTGTGAATGTTTATCCTGCATCAGAAATAAGTCGTGGTGAAGAGTTTCAATCACTTGATGGATCGTTTGAGATTAAGGCGGAGAAGTTTACGCGAATAGAAGGGTGGGTTAAGTCGAGTTCAGGAAATTTAACTACCAGTATATTGCAGGAGGTTAAGTTTAGGAGCGCCATAAAGTTCAAAAGGAAGGGGACTTATAACACCGTTAAACAGAATATCGAGGTGAGAAGAGAAGCGAGAGTGTTGAATGATGTGGGTGGATTGGTTAGTCGTGTTATTGTCAAGAGAAAGTATCCTCTCAAAGTGATTACTGTCACTCTCCCTGGGTTGAAGAATGATACTTTCATGCTTGTTACTAATGTTACTCATGC is a window encoding:
- the LOC7462090 gene encoding sister chromatid cohesion 1 protein 1; its protein translation is MFYSHQLLARKAPLGQIWMAATMHAKINRKKLNKLNIIRICEEILNPSVPMALRLSGILMGGVVIVYERKVKLLYDDVTRLLVEINEAWKVKVAPDPTVLPKGKSQARKEAVTLPENQETDVGEIEQSLNYSNAATTTMGFQQTAYFTMRLDNVDEPFVNNDTREGDASHHLHQADADNITLFERFDSYQADADAYNRFERFDIEGDEETQVNFTSADHMDIPTTLIPSPHEQDEAQRAEENQDHHPEFQVNQQSNECKGARQDQQKRRPIKRKTRRQATTTVDYEQTIIPGHVYQSWLQNASDIVSRRGRKRKARMGIMSTTKISNLMELPPTVLIDDNGNREIYYPAPLLELWTKSTQPPHDSPSERTSAPLPPEPSKSSPPDRVNYEEPAGYTFDDVHSGVGSQSLGTSIEKMRTNVVNDEQSMDILMEELKANLRNNGVGMTEANMATPRNSGDGVGSIPSSGSGHGIPPHYLEVNLGRSSKKGRHSSSRHSGSSLETVVEEDPWRFADPNFELSRLSENGPTPDQELLVETEPTQTQHHVVGQPVDKIADSIRMQMKTHFETPGAPQVESLNNLAAGMNTKAAALLFYQTCVLASRDFLRVEQKVPYGDILISKGAKMH
- the LOC7462091 gene encoding peptide-N4-(N-acetyl-beta-glucosaminyl)asparagine amidase A, which gives rise to MQPFPAMFLLLLLTVSLPLTHSTSPERFFKPSSPPLSSSHKPKPKSKEYFELTHPLPSDRLKPSCELHIIQHSFANTMNQPPYSTPYFPPFQCPPPWSHVALEFHVKSKGDQHDRISALWLGGSELLRTSTAEPGKRGIFWKVRKDITRYSSLLQQNNLNFTVMLENIVDDIYTGVYHVDVTLYFYTDNAIKVPFTGITQNLIAPALQLPFFGDKSMYDPPADLIIPISASDSTKGYWFIVEGDLDVKFEKVRFPLNTRKVVLELYVSFHGTDEFWYSNPSSSYIRMNNMSNPRGNGAFREVFVSIDGKLVGSEMPFPVIFTGGINPLFWKPIVAIGAFNLPSYDFDLTPFLGMVLDDEDHVFGVGVTDGIEYWLVDANLHIWLDSSSTIVEAKNVVNVYPASEISRGEEFQSLDGSFEIKAEKFTRIEGWVKSSSGNLTTSILQEVKFRSAIKFKRKGTYNTVKQNIEVRREARVLNDVGGLVSRVIVKRKYPLKVITVTLPGLKNDTFMLVTNVTHAVNERIKNGKLSSHVINKQVSNGWMEVRDHSVLSGEAMTNQTYVCRDELGCYVRTVGTLNGRLVKDDTAYACPSLM